A single window of Vibrio sp. HB236076 DNA harbors:
- a CDS encoding MarR family winged helix-turn-helix transcriptional regulator, with protein sequence MEKHEEVLISIRQIIRAIDLHSKKLSKESGLTGPQLILMRAIVELGDVTIKQLSNHTNMSQATATTILDRLERNGYVDRVRSVTDKRKVHAVLTDAGREVFNNAPKPLQEHFIHRFQKLDEWEQTLLLSSVQRISTMMNAEDYDVAPMLEIGSITQ encoded by the coding sequence TTGGAAAAGCATGAAGAAGTCTTGATCTCAATTCGCCAAATTATCCGAGCGATTGATCTGCATTCAAAAAAACTGAGTAAAGAGTCAGGGTTAACCGGTCCGCAATTGATATTGATGCGTGCCATTGTTGAACTTGGCGATGTCACCATCAAGCAACTTTCCAATCATACCAACATGAGCCAAGCAACGGCGACGACCATTTTAGACCGCCTTGAGCGCAATGGTTATGTCGACCGTGTGCGTAGTGTTACGGATAAACGCAAAGTACACGCCGTGCTCACCGATGCTGGGCGCGAAGTGTTCAATAATGCGCCTAAACCTTTGCAAGAGCATTTTATTCACCGCTTTCAAAAATTAGATGAGTGGGAACAAACCCTGTTGTTGTCTTCGGTTCAACGCATTTCGACCATGATGAATGCCGAAGATTACGACGTAGCTCCGATGTTGGAAATCGGCAGTATTACTCAATAA
- a CDS encoding MarR family transcriptional regulator, whose protein sequence is MRLAHKRKVQTKLNKRLQVITSQITKTAPQVKAKVVESVKKQADSVVTLPSSSLTPKQQQVLDIVAAHADGINPKGIGLEAGQEDSKAASWATGALKKLLEEQKVERVALSGNKVIYKLK, encoded by the coding sequence ATGAGACTTGCGCATAAACGTAAAGTGCAAACTAAGCTAAACAAACGACTTCAGGTTATCACATCACAAATAACCAAGACAGCACCACAAGTGAAGGCCAAAGTGGTCGAGTCTGTCAAAAAACAAGCCGATAGCGTGGTGACATTACCGTCGAGCTCTTTGACTCCCAAACAACAACAAGTGCTCGATATCGTTGCTGCCCATGCAGACGGAATCAATCCAAAAGGCATTGGTTTAGAGGCCGGTCAAGAAGACAGCAAAGCGGCGTCATGGGCCACGGGCGCATTAAAAAAATTGCTTGAAGAACAGAAAGTTGAGCGTGTTGCCTTATCCGGTAATAAGGTTATTTACAAGCTTAAGTAA
- a CDS encoding DUF2982 domain-containing protein, producing the protein MSPICLPTLHLRVHEFVWLQRYQRVILALVTLLFSVWIMTAPTIGHAILAALACGGGAFCSWYLYRRSQVGYTLTATHFQQHLFKGGWAMQWKNIQRLGQCHYRDREGWSHPVPWIGFKLVDYEPFIDAICPRVASEMLINQRGLLYLALRGNLDPRIEDKLFDTARYTSKSGRQFRGLQAMLAQRMRYQRECYGYDIFISTADLDRDIDSFIGLLRRYKAGAIT; encoded by the coding sequence ATGTCACCTATCTGCTTACCTACATTGCATTTACGCGTACATGAATTTGTGTGGTTACAACGCTACCAACGTGTGATCCTCGCACTGGTTACTCTGTTATTTTCCGTTTGGATTATGACAGCGCCCACCATAGGGCACGCTATTCTCGCCGCACTTGCCTGTGGGGGGGGAGCTTTTTGCTCTTGGTACCTGTATCGCCGCTCTCAAGTCGGTTACACCTTAACCGCCACACATTTTCAGCAGCATTTATTTAAAGGCGGCTGGGCAATGCAATGGAAAAATATCCAACGTTTGGGACAATGTCACTACCGCGACCGCGAAGGCTGGTCACACCCCGTGCCCTGGATAGGCTTTAAATTGGTCGACTATGAACCCTTTATTGACGCCATTTGCCCAAGAGTGGCTTCGGAAATGTTGATTAACCAACGAGGTTTATTGTACTTAGCGCTGCGAGGTAACCTCGATCCACGCATTGAAGACAAGCTGTTTGATACGGCTCGTTATACCAGTAAATCGGGCAGGCAGTTTCGCGGTTTACAGGCCATGCTGGCACAAAGAATGCGATACCAACGCGAGTGTTACGGGTATGATATTTTTATTTCTACTGCCGACCTCGACCGAGATATCGACAGTTTTATTGGTTTGCTAAGACGCTATAAAGCGGGGGCAATAACGTAA
- a CDS encoding MBL fold metallo-hydrolase, whose amino-acid sequence MSLGYQVVPVTPFQQNCSIIWCEKTRQAAVVDPGGDVETLLAQLQKLDVTVTKILLTHGHLDHVGGAKALQAQLANVPIIGPHRADTFWLQSIEQQCQMFGFPETRSFLPEQWLEEGESVMVGECALAVYHTPGHTPGHIIFFQAESKLAFVGDVLFSGSVGRTDFPQGSMSDLINSVVTKLWPLGEDIHFVAGHGPESDFATERKSNAYVADHVLANRG is encoded by the coding sequence ATGTCTTTAGGTTATCAAGTTGTCCCTGTGACCCCATTTCAACAAAACTGCTCAATCATTTGGTGTGAAAAAACTCGCCAGGCGGCGGTGGTTGACCCTGGGGGTGACGTTGAAACCTTGCTAGCGCAATTACAAAAGCTCGATGTCACCGTGACGAAAATTTTGCTCACTCATGGACATCTGGATCACGTTGGTGGCGCAAAAGCGCTGCAGGCTCAGTTGGCCAATGTGCCAATCATTGGCCCACATCGCGCCGATACATTTTGGTTGCAAAGCATCGAACAACAATGTCAGATGTTTGGTTTTCCTGAGACGCGCTCATTTTTGCCAGAACAATGGTTAGAAGAGGGCGAGTCCGTTATGGTGGGCGAGTGTGCGCTGGCGGTTTATCACACTCCAGGTCATACTCCGGGTCACATTATTTTTTTCCAAGCAGAATCAAAGTTGGCCTTTGTGGGTGATGTGTTGTTTAGCGGCAGTGTGGGGCGTACCGATTTTCCCCAAGGCAGTATGTCTGATCTAATCAATTCCGTGGTGACAAAATTATGGCCATTGGGTGAAGACATTCACTTTGTCGCGGGCCATGGCCCTGAATCGGACTTTGCCACTGAGCGTAAAAGTAATGCGTATGTTGCCGATCACGTACTGGCAAACCGCGGTTAG
- a CDS encoding DUF1513 domain-containing protein, with the protein MQPMAIDQQRRQLLKQALALTALPFIPACTSVAERQPGLIGCALNGRRGYQAIVADRQGIPIHRLELPARGHGVASAGNGHATVFARRPGDYMMVLDYRTGQMIKMIAASGKRYFYGHGVYSFDQQWLYVTEGEKRTSQGIIGVYSVEQGYRKVAEFSGFGIGPHEIIQLDDGRLVVGVGGVHTQGRTPLNLDSMSPSLCYLSGEGALLDQQHLADAKLSIRHLAQDGQGAVLCGQQYRGTPDDYPALIAIHKAGQPLRTLKARADQWARFNHYIASIAADEHRIIATSPPGNCYGVWDKHTLELLSLHSLADASGVVATKEGFYLSSGSGDVIHQRAATLSRYHSNVLWDNHWQRIRLS; encoded by the coding sequence ATGCAACCGATGGCGATTGATCAGCAAAGGCGGCAACTGTTAAAGCAGGCGCTGGCATTAACCGCCTTGCCCTTTATTCCCGCTTGTACCAGTGTCGCTGAGCGTCAGCCTGGTTTGATAGGTTGTGCATTAAATGGCAGGCGTGGTTACCAAGCTATAGTGGCAGACCGTCAAGGCATTCCGATTCATCGATTAGAGCTGCCTGCACGCGGCCATGGCGTCGCCAGTGCTGGTAATGGTCATGCAACGGTGTTTGCGCGTCGACCGGGCGATTACATGATGGTACTGGATTATCGCACTGGGCAAATGATCAAAATGATAGCGGCCAGCGGCAAGCGATATTTTTACGGTCATGGCGTTTATTCATTCGATCAGCAATGGCTTTACGTCACTGAGGGTGAAAAGCGAACCAGCCAAGGTATTATCGGCGTTTATTCGGTTGAACAAGGCTATCGCAAAGTGGCTGAGTTTAGCGGTTTTGGCATTGGCCCCCATGAGATCATTCAACTTGACGACGGTCGCTTGGTCGTTGGTGTCGGCGGCGTGCACACACAAGGACGGACGCCTTTGAATTTAGATTCAATGTCACCGAGCTTGTGTTACTTGTCCGGCGAGGGGGCATTACTCGACCAACAACACCTCGCGGATGCAAAGTTGAGTATTCGACATTTGGCCCAAGACGGTCAAGGCGCGGTGTTGTGTGGTCAGCAGTATCGCGGCACCCCCGATGATTACCCAGCGCTGATCGCCATTCACAAAGCAGGTCAACCGTTACGCACGCTGAAAGCTCGAGCCGATCAATGGGCGCGTTTTAACCATTACATTGCCAGTATAGCCGCCGATGAACACAGGATTATTGCGACGTCACCACCAGGAAATTGTTACGGTGTGTGGGACAAACACACGCTTGAATTACTGAGTTTACATTCCTTAGCCGATGCATCGGGTGTAGTGGCGACGAAAGAGGGCTTTTATTTAAGCTCTGGCAGTGGCGACGTGATCCATCAACGCGCTGCCACCTTATCGCGTTATCACTCCAATGTGCTGTGGGACAATCACTGGCAAAGAATTCGCTTGAGTTAG
- a CDS encoding imelysin family protein, with amino-acid sequence MNKVFILSTLVTTGLLTGCQATDSVNSENAAIYQQTEALSQPVYQIEAQFAHQLAQESKALHQGFQHACQGKQTLESVRLQWQQTARAWMALQGQQRGPAQAIEKSWQIQFWPDKKNTTGRQMSALLRQSEPVTVAQIGAGSVATQGIGALEWLLYDSASPIETSAACHLGETISENLYVQSQAIAKAWQQNPWQELDANTWRNEYVALLSNQLEFSVSKLNRPLAEIGKPRPYFAESWRSGQSMANIKANVSALFQLYMADGHGLDHDLRASGHADIADRMVNEFQLIMQTWPEDLTLFTDISSREGYRAVLLQKNKLEQLHYLLHDEAAVALGVIVGFNATDGD; translated from the coding sequence GTGAATAAGGTTTTTATATTATCGACGCTAGTGACCACCGGTCTATTGACGGGCTGTCAAGCGACGGACTCCGTAAACTCAGAGAATGCTGCTATTTATCAGCAGACTGAGGCGTTGAGTCAACCGGTTTATCAAATCGAAGCGCAATTTGCCCATCAATTGGCACAGGAATCAAAGGCTTTACATCAAGGCTTTCAGCACGCTTGTCAGGGTAAACAAACCCTGGAGTCGGTTCGTTTACAGTGGCAACAAACCGCGCGAGCTTGGATGGCGTTGCAGGGGCAACAACGAGGCCCGGCACAAGCAATTGAAAAAAGTTGGCAGATCCAATTTTGGCCGGATAAGAAAAATACCACAGGGCGTCAAATGTCGGCTTTATTACGCCAATCCGAGCCGGTGACGGTGGCGCAAATTGGTGCTGGCAGCGTCGCGACGCAAGGGATTGGGGCGTTAGAGTGGTTGCTTTACGATTCTGCGTCACCCATCGAGACGTCAGCAGCGTGCCACTTGGGTGAAACCATCAGCGAAAACTTGTACGTGCAAAGCCAAGCAATTGCTAAAGCGTGGCAACAAAACCCGTGGCAAGAACTTGATGCCAACACTTGGCGCAATGAATACGTGGCTTTGTTGAGCAATCAACTGGAATTTAGCGTGAGTAAGCTAAATCGCCCTTTGGCGGAGATCGGCAAACCCAGACCATATTTTGCCGAATCTTGGCGTTCGGGGCAGTCAATGGCCAATATTAAAGCCAACGTTAGTGCGTTATTTCAACTCTATATGGCCGATGGTCATGGCCTAGATCACGACCTAAGAGCGAGCGGGCACGCCGATATTGCAGATAGAATGGTGAATGAGTTCCAATTGATAATGCAAACATGGCCTGAGGATCTGACCCTCTTTACCGATATTTCCAGTCGTGAGGGGTACCGTGCTGTGTTGTTGCAAAAAAACAAATTAGAGCAGCTGCACTATTTGTTACACGATGAAGCCGCGGTCGCACTTGGCGTTATTGTTGGGTTTAATGCAACCGATGGCGATTGA
- a CDS encoding di-heme oxidoredictase family protein, with protein sequence MKWTQQLTHWAKLSVFIPVVITHATAASEERASAAGVDVTESPSIRQQVESKNEAKPFVLDKRLSGGQGTVTPVGDHAFSLPAANLPLSQRLDFSVGNSFFRNPWVQAPSTTDARDGLGPLFNTNGCENCHIRDGRGHPPQSAKDNAVSMLIRLSVPATSPAQQKLIQRQGVIGEPTYGTQLQDFALPGQKPEAKVAVEYHYQEVQFADGYTVTLRKPKIVLSELAYGKMSQQVQMSARIAPPMIGLGLLESIDDATLLAAQDPNDYDQDGISGRVNWVWDRQAERLAIGRFGWKAGQPTLMQQNASAFSEDLGLTSHMFPKPSCQPSQTLCQQLPDGGSPEVSKRVLNFVEFYTRHLAVPARRQLDDALALQGEKTFTELGCGRCHQPVFKTGNRPETPALSQQVIHPYSDLLLHDMGEGLADNRPEFTANGREWRTPPLWGIGYTKKISGHTHYLHDGRARNLLEAILWHGGEAEPIKQQVLQLNEQQREALVAFLQSL encoded by the coding sequence ATGAAATGGACGCAACAATTAACACACTGGGCTAAATTGAGTGTTTTCATACCTGTGGTCATTACCCATGCCACAGCGGCGTCTGAGGAGCGTGCTAGCGCCGCAGGTGTTGATGTCACTGAGTCGCCGTCAATACGCCAGCAAGTGGAGAGCAAGAATGAAGCAAAGCCATTTGTTCTCGATAAGCGTTTGTCTGGTGGGCAAGGTACAGTAACCCCAGTGGGAGACCATGCTTTTTCTTTGCCAGCGGCCAATTTGCCCTTGTCACAGAGACTCGATTTTAGTGTCGGCAACAGCTTTTTTCGCAACCCTTGGGTACAAGCACCATCGACCACCGATGCTCGAGATGGACTTGGCCCTCTGTTTAATACCAATGGTTGTGAAAACTGCCATATTCGCGATGGGCGAGGTCATCCGCCGCAATCGGCAAAAGACAACGCCGTGTCAATGTTGATCCGCCTGAGTGTGCCTGCCACATCGCCGGCGCAACAAAAATTGATACAACGCCAGGGCGTGATTGGCGAACCCACTTATGGCACTCAATTACAAGATTTTGCACTACCTGGTCAAAAGCCTGAAGCCAAAGTGGCGGTTGAATATCACTATCAGGAGGTTCAGTTTGCCGATGGCTATACTGTAACGTTGAGAAAACCCAAGATAGTGTTATCTGAACTGGCTTATGGCAAGATGTCACAGCAGGTGCAAATGTCGGCGCGTATTGCGCCGCCGATGATAGGCTTAGGCCTGCTAGAAAGTATTGATGATGCTACTTTGTTGGCTGCTCAAGATCCCAATGATTATGACCAAGATGGTATTTCTGGCCGTGTAAATTGGGTCTGGGACCGACAAGCCGAACGGTTGGCGATTGGTCGCTTTGGTTGGAAAGCGGGCCAGCCGACGTTGATGCAGCAAAATGCGTCGGCGTTTAGCGAAGATTTAGGCCTGACGAGTCATATGTTTCCTAAGCCAAGTTGTCAGCCAAGCCAGACTCTTTGTCAGCAACTTCCCGACGGTGGCAGTCCTGAAGTGAGCAAGCGAGTCTTAAATTTTGTTGAGTTTTACACCCGCCACCTTGCTGTCCCTGCGAGGCGCCAACTCGATGATGCGTTGGCGTTGCAAGGTGAGAAAACGTTTACCGAATTAGGGTGTGGTCGCTGCCATCAGCCGGTTTTTAAAACGGGTAACCGGCCAGAGACACCAGCCTTATCTCAACAAGTCATTCACCCTTATAGCGATCTCTTGTTACACGATATGGGTGAAGGGCTAGCAGACAACCGACCTGAGTTTACCGCCAACGGTCGAGAGTGGCGAACTCCGCCGCTGTGGGGGATCGGTTATACCAAGAAAATCAGTGGCCATACTCACTATTTACACGATGGACGAGCGCGCAATTTACTCGAAGCGATTTTGTGGCATGGCGGAGAAGCTGAGCCGATCAAACAACAAGTATTACAACTTAACGAGCAGCAGCGTGAAGCATTGGTTGCTTTTCTTCAATCTTTGTAA
- a CDS encoding imelysin family protein has product MNLSNKVALTLIGSLGVASANLQAAEVTQQQVVEQYTKVAHAVFADSYLTAQALQEKIDQFVTSPSEATLEAAKQAWLAARVPYQQSEVFRFGNAIVDDWEGQLNAWPLDEGLIDYVADDYQYELGNAGAKANIIANTSINVGNTTLDTQTISSELIASLNELGGSEANVASGYHAIEFLLWGQDLNGTNAGAGERPYTDYVQGEGCTHGHCERRAQYLQSVTQLLVDDLAWMEKQWATGNKENYRQLLLSESAENGLRKMLFGMGSLSLGELAGERMKVALEAHSTEDEHDCFSDNTHNSHYYNEQGVYNVFTGSYKRVNGELVTGPSLYDLVKQQDAQAAARIQQQFDTTRAQVHTLVESAQNNQYFDQLIAPGNEQGNALVNQSINALVAQTAAIEDVSAIIGIDNLNPDTADHEF; this is encoded by the coding sequence ATGAACTTATCGAACAAAGTGGCACTGACTCTCATCGGTTCACTTGGCGTGGCCAGCGCTAACTTGCAAGCAGCGGAGGTGACTCAGCAACAAGTGGTCGAACAATACACTAAGGTTGCGCACGCTGTTTTTGCCGATTCATATTTGACGGCACAAGCACTGCAAGAAAAGATTGACCAATTTGTCACGTCACCTAGTGAGGCGACACTTGAAGCGGCGAAACAAGCTTGGCTTGCCGCCCGAGTCCCTTATCAGCAATCTGAAGTGTTTCGTTTTGGCAATGCCATTGTTGATGACTGGGAGGGCCAACTCAACGCCTGGCCATTGGATGAAGGCTTAATTGATTATGTCGCCGATGATTATCAATACGAGTTGGGCAACGCAGGTGCGAAAGCCAATATTATTGCTAACACGTCAATTAACGTCGGCAACACAACACTCGATACTCAAACCATTAGCAGCGAGTTAATTGCCAGCCTTAATGAATTAGGTGGTTCAGAGGCCAATGTCGCTTCGGGGTATCACGCGATTGAATTTTTGTTGTGGGGACAAGATCTCAACGGCACAAACGCCGGGGCCGGTGAGCGTCCTTATACCGATTATGTGCAAGGGGAAGGTTGTACTCATGGCCATTGTGAGCGTCGCGCACAATACTTACAATCGGTAACTCAGTTACTGGTCGATGATTTGGCGTGGATGGAAAAGCAATGGGCTACAGGTAACAAAGAGAATTATCGTCAACTTTTGCTCAGTGAGTCGGCAGAAAATGGCTTGCGCAAAATGCTGTTTGGCATGGGCTCCTTGTCGCTTGGTGAATTGGCCGGCGAACGCATGAAAGTCGCGTTAGAAGCACATTCAACCGAAGATGAACACGATTGTTTCTCTGATAACACCCACAATTCGCATTACTATAACGAGCAAGGCGTTTACAATGTCTTTACCGGCAGTTACAAACGTGTCAATGGTGAATTGGTGACAGGGCCGAGTCTATACGATTTAGTTAAACAGCAAGATGCTCAAGCGGCAGCGCGCATTCAGCAGCAATTTGATACCACCCGTGCACAAGTACACACTTTGGTTGAATCTGCGCAAAATAATCAGTATTTTGATCAGCTTATCGCCCCAGGCAATGAGCAAGGCAATGCATTGGTAAATCAATCAATCAATGCACTTGTGGCTCAGACGGCAGCCATTGAAGATGTCTCTGCCATCATTGGTATTGATAACCTGAACCCAGATACCGCTGATCACGAGTTTTAA
- the ribA gene encoding GTP cyclohydrolase II, producing the protein MAEVRARVDFKVGAKSHIPAELLSFRGLKTDKEHVAVIFKQADKAQAVPIVRMHSECLTGDVFHSSRCDCGEQLDETIERMAQTGGIILYLRQEGRGIGLYNKIDAYHLQSQGLNTYEANNKLGFADDLRDFTEAAQMLQALGIDNVQLVTNNPKKIRDLQDFGIKIDQVIHTSAHLKDGNEGYLKAKADHGHQLEV; encoded by the coding sequence ATGGCAGAAGTGAGAGCCAGAGTAGATTTTAAAGTTGGCGCCAAAAGCCATATCCCAGCAGAACTGTTATCTTTTCGCGGTTTGAAAACGGATAAAGAGCACGTTGCTGTAATCTTTAAACAAGCCGATAAAGCCCAAGCGGTTCCTATCGTGCGTATGCATTCTGAATGTTTAACGGGTGATGTTTTTCACTCTTCTCGATGTGATTGCGGAGAGCAATTAGATGAAACGATCGAAAGGATGGCCCAAACCGGGGGGATCATTCTTTATTTGCGCCAAGAAGGGCGCGGTATCGGTCTTTACAACAAAATTGATGCGTACCATTTGCAAAGCCAAGGCTTAAACACCTATGAAGCCAATAACAAACTGGGTTTTGCCGATGATCTGAGAGACTTTACCGAAGCGGCACAAATGCTTCAGGCTTTGGGCATTGATAATGTGCAATTGGTGACGAATAACCCGAAGAAGATTCGCGATTTACAAGACTTTGGTATAAAGATTGACCAGGTTATCCACACGTCAGCTCACCTCAAAGATGGCAACGAAGGGTACCTCAAGGCAAAGGCCGATCACGGCCATCAACTTGAAGTCTAA
- the gyrA gene encoding DNA topoisomerase (ATP-hydrolyzing) subunit A, which produces MSDLAKEITPVNIEDELKGSYLDYAMSVIVGRALPDVRDGLKPVHRRVLYAMNVLGNDWNKPYKKSARVVGDVIGKYHPHGDSAVYDTIVRLAQPFSLRYMLVDGQGNFGSIDGDSAAAMRYTEVRMAKIAHELLADLEKETVDYVPNYDGTEKIPAVLPTKIPNLLVNGSSGIAVGMATNIPPHNLTEVIDGCLAYIDNEAITIDELMQHIPGPDFPTAALISGRKGIVDAYKTGRGKIYMRSKADIETDKNGRETIVVSEIPYQVNKARLIEKIAELVKDKKVEGISALRDESDKDGMRIVIECKRDAVGEVVLNNLYTNTQLQTTFGINMVALNDGQPQLFNLKQMLKCFVDHRREVVTRRTVFELKKARDRAHILEGLALALANIDAIIELIRNAPTPAEAKAGLVARGWELGNVSAMLDRAGDDHAARPEWLEPQYGVHDGLYYLTEQQAQAILDLRLHKLTGLEHEKILGEYKSLLDEIAELLHILASTERLMEVICDELKIVREQFGDARRTEITSASHDIDMEELIAKEDVVVTLSHEGYVKYQLLSDYESQRRGGKGKSATRMKDEDYIERLLVANTHDNILCFSTRGKAYRLKVYQLPQATRTARGKPIVNILPLEENERITAILPVSEYSEDKFIFMATGDGTVKKTSLDQFSNVRANGLIAVNLREEDSLIGVNITDGNSDIMLFSQSGKVVRFHEDQVRSMGRTASGVRGMKLGEQDKVVSLIVPGAEGDILTVTENGYGKRTDLSEYPTKSRATLGVVSIKVSERNGSVVGAIQTSENDEFMMITNAGTLVRTRVSEVSQVGRNTQGVTLIRTSEGEAVVGLQRIEEIAELAEELAEQDGNEPATDSADIPLADNEQSDTDDNLEHGDGEQGTE; this is translated from the coding sequence ATGAGCGATCTAGCGAAAGAGATCACGCCCGTCAACATCGAAGATGAGCTAAAAGGCTCATACCTTGATTATGCGATGTCAGTCATCGTTGGTCGAGCGCTTCCCGATGTGCGTGATGGTCTAAAACCTGTGCACCGCCGCGTACTGTACGCGATGAATGTGCTGGGAAATGATTGGAACAAACCATACAAAAAATCTGCCCGTGTCGTGGGTGACGTGATCGGTAAATATCACCCTCATGGTGACAGTGCGGTCTACGACACCATCGTACGTCTTGCGCAACCCTTTTCACTGCGTTATATGCTGGTTGACGGCCAAGGTAACTTTGGTTCCATCGATGGTGACTCTGCAGCGGCAATGCGTTACACCGAAGTTCGTATGGCAAAAATTGCCCATGAACTGCTGGCTGACCTAGAAAAAGAAACCGTGGATTACGTACCGAACTACGACGGTACCGAAAAAATCCCAGCCGTGTTACCGACGAAGATACCAAACTTACTCGTCAACGGTTCTTCGGGGATTGCCGTGGGAATGGCGACGAACATTCCGCCGCACAACTTAACCGAAGTGATTGATGGCTGTTTGGCCTACATCGACAACGAAGCGATCACGATTGACGAGTTGATGCAGCATATTCCCGGTCCTGATTTCCCGACGGCGGCGCTTATTAGCGGTCGTAAAGGCATCGTTGATGCTTATAAAACGGGGCGCGGTAAAATTTACATGCGTTCGAAAGCGGACATTGAAACCGATAAAAACGGCCGTGAGACCATTGTGGTTTCCGAGATCCCTTATCAGGTCAACAAAGCGCGTTTAATTGAAAAAATTGCCGAGTTAGTCAAAGACAAAAAAGTGGAGGGCATTTCGGCCTTGCGCGATGAGTCAGACAAAGACGGCATGCGCATCGTGATCGAGTGTAAACGCGACGCGGTCGGTGAAGTGGTGCTCAATAACCTCTACACCAATACCCAATTGCAAACCACCTTTGGCATTAATATGGTGGCACTCAATGACGGTCAGCCTCAGTTGTTTAATCTCAAACAAATGCTGAAGTGCTTTGTTGATCACCGTCGTGAAGTCGTCACGCGTCGTACCGTGTTCGAGCTGAAGAAGGCGCGCGATCGCGCGCATATTCTTGAAGGCTTGGCACTGGCCTTGGCCAATATCGATGCCATCATTGAGTTGATCCGCAACGCACCGACACCGGCTGAAGCGAAAGCGGGCTTGGTAGCTCGTGGTTGGGAGCTTGGTAACGTTTCGGCCATGCTAGACCGCGCGGGCGACGACCACGCCGCACGCCCTGAGTGGCTGGAGCCGCAATACGGTGTCCACGACGGCTTGTACTACCTTACCGAGCAACAAGCGCAAGCTATCTTGGACTTGCGTCTTCACAAGCTAACCGGCCTCGAGCATGAGAAAATTCTCGGCGAGTACAAATCGCTGCTCGATGAAATTGCAGAATTGCTTCATATCTTAGCCAGCACTGAGCGTTTGATGGAAGTGATCTGTGATGAGCTGAAGATCGTGCGTGAGCAGTTTGGTGATGCGCGCCGCACCGAAATCACCTCAGCAAGCCATGACATTGACATGGAAGAGTTGATTGCCAAAGAAGACGTTGTGGTTACCCTGTCACACGAAGGTTACGTCAAGTACCAGTTGTTGAGTGATTATGAATCGCAACGACGTGGCGGCAAAGGCAAGAGCGCCACTCGCATGAAAGACGAAGATTACATTGAGCGTTTGTTAGTGGCCAATACCCATGACAACATTCTGTGTTTCTCGACTCGTGGTAAAGCTTATCGCTTGAAAGTCTACCAATTGCCACAAGCGACTCGCACTGCGCGTGGTAAGCCGATCGTCAACATCCTTCCTCTGGAAGAAAACGAACGCATTACCGCCATTTTGCCGGTTAGTGAGTACAGTGAAGACAAGTTTATCTTTATGGCAACCGGCGACGGTACAGTGAAGAAGACCTCGTTGGATCAGTTCTCAAATGTTCGTGCCAATGGTTTGATTGCGGTTAATCTAAGAGAAGAAGATTCTTTGATTGGCGTCAACATTACCGATGGCAACAGTGACATTATGTTGTTCTCACAATCGGGTAAAGTGGTTCGTTTCCACGAAGATCAAGTGCGCTCAATGGGACGAACGGCTTCCGGTGTCCGTGGTATGAAGTTGGGTGAGCAAGACAAAGTTGTGTCTTTGATTGTCCCTGGCGCTGAAGGCGATATTCTAACCGTCACGGAAAACGGTTATGGTAAACGCACTGATTTGTCTGAGTACCCAACCAAGAGTCGTGCGACTTTAGGTGTGGTATCAATCAAGGTGTCAGAGCGCAATGGCTCTGTTGTTGGCGCGATTCAAACCTCTGAAAACGATGAGTTCATGATGATCACCAATGCGGGAACCTTAGTCCGCACACGTGTTTCTGAGGTCAGTCAAGTTGGTCGTAACACCCAAGGGGTGACCTTGATCCGTACTTCAGAAGGCGAAGCTGTGGTTGGGTTGCAACGCATTGAAGAAATTGCTGAGTTGGCTGAAGAGCTGGCAGAGCAAGACGGCAATGAGCCAGCGACTGACAGCGCTGACATCCCACTTGCCGACAATGAGCAAAGTGATACGGACGACAACCTTGAGCATGGTGACGGTGAGCAAGGCACTGAATAA